The Triticum urartu cultivar G1812 chromosome 6, Tu2.1, whole genome shotgun sequence genome includes the window atcggacacggcctagttgactcggatcatgtaatcacttagatgactagagggatgtctatctgagtgggagttcataagatgaacttaattatcctaaacatagtcaaaaggtcttcgcaaattatgtcgtagctcgcgcttcagttctactgtttagatatgttcctagagaaaatttagttggaagttgatagtagtaattatgcagactaggtccgtaaactgaggtttgtcatcattgcttcatagaaggcttatgtccttaatgcaccgctcagtgtgctgaacctcaaacgttgtctatggatgttgcgaacatctgacatacacattttgataactacgtgatagttcagttaaacggcttagagttgaggcaccgaagacgttttgaaacgtcacgaaacatatgagatgtttcgagggctgaaattgggatttcaggctcgtgcccacgtcaagaggtataagacctctgacgattttcttagcctacaaactaagggagaaaagctcaattgttgaacttgtgctcagattgtctgagtacaacaatcgcttgaatcgagtgggagttgatcttccagatgaaatagtgatggttctccgaagtcattaccaccaagctgcttgagcttcgtgatgaactataatatatcagcgacatatatgatgatccttgagatattcgcgatgtttgacaccacaaaagtagagatcaagaaggagcatcaattgttgatggttggtgaaaccactagtttcaagaagggcaagggcaaaaagggatgcttcatgaaacggcaaatcagctgctgctctagtgaagaaacccaaggttgaacgcaaacccgagactaagtgcttctgtaataaagggaacagccacttgagcagaattaccctagatacttggtagataagaaggctggcaaggtcgatagaagtatattggatgtattatgttaatgtgtactttactagtactcctagtagcaccagggtattagataccggttcggttgctaagtgttagtaactcgaaataaaagctacggaataaacggagactagaaggtgagatgacgatatgtgttggaagtatttccaaggttgatcaaatatgatacgctccctctaccatcgagattggtgtttgcgttgggcatagacatgattggattatgtctatcgcaatacggttattcatttaaagagaataatggttactctgtttatttgaataataccttcaatggtcttacacctgaaatgaatggtttattgaatctcgatcgtagtgatacacatgttcatgccaaaagatagtaatgatagtaccacctacttgtggcactgccacgtaagtcatatcggtataaaacgcatgaagaagctccatgttgatggatctttgggctcacttgttttgaaaggtttgagacatgcgaaccatgtctattggtgtatatgcatgaagaaactccatgcaaatggaccgtttggactcacttgattttgaatcacttgagacatgcaaatcataccacatgggcaagatgactgaaagcctcgtttttagtaaaatggaactagaaagcaacttgttggaagtaatacattttgatgtgtgcaaaccaatgagtgctgaggcatgtagtggatatcgtatgttcttacttcacagatgatttgagtagatgttgagtatatttacttgatgaatcacgagtctgaattattgaaaggttcaagtaatttcagggtgaagttgaaagatcgtcgtgacaagaggataaaatatctatgatatgatcatagagatgaatatctgaattacgagtttggcacagaattaagacattgtggaaattgtttcacaactaatacagcctggaacaccatagtgtgatggtgtgtccgaacatcataactgcaccctattggatatgatgcataccatgatgtctcttatcgaattaccacgatagtttatgggttaggcattaaagacaaccacattcactttaaatagggcaccacgtaattccgatgagatgacaccatatgaactatggtttagagaaacctaagctgtcatttcttagaagtttggggctgcaacgcttatgtgaaaaagtttcaggctgataagctcgaacccaaagcggataaatgcatcttcataggacacccaaaacagttgggtatacctcctgtctcagatccgaaagcaataagggattgtttctagaatcgggtcctttctcgaggaaaagtttctctcgaaagaattgagtgggaggatggtggagacttgatgaggttattgaactgtctcttcaactagtgtgtggcagggcacaggaagttgttcctgtggcacctacaccaatcaCTACCGGAATCGcaccctatgccgacggccagggccgtcggcatagccctgAATGGCCGTCGGgacaggcctatgccgacggcccccgtcggcatagggccgtcgggacaggcctatgccgacggcccccgtcggcatagggcCGTCGGCAAAATATCCGTCGGCGTAGCCAgaaaggccgtcggcatagaaagGCCGTCGGCATAAGACCTATCCCGACGGTGTCCGTACATCTATGCCGATGGCCAAGGCCGTCGGCAACGTTATCGCCTAACGGCGGCCGCCGTCAAGTCTGCCCAACGACTTGTCTCCACGTGGCACCcttatgccgacggcctagccgtcggcttagtcgaaaactatgccgacggctagacAGTCGGCATAGATGTGCCACATGCCGACCGGCCGCTGCTCGTGGGCcagggctatgccgacggcccagCCGTCGGCATAGTCTGAGATTAAgccgacggccaggccgtcggcatagtaCTTCAAACAGAGATCCCAGTTGCTGACACGTgggcacctatgccgacggccaggccgtcggcTTAATTtcaaactatgccgacggctgggccgtcggcataggtgcccACGTGTCAGCAACTGGGAGCTCACGCtggccctatgccgacggcctagccgtcggcatagtttgcttttaattttttttcttttttctgtttgttttcaaATCAGTTCAATTCAGATAACATCACATATATAACAGCACATATCAGCAGCACATATCAGCACATATCAGCAGCACATATCAACGAACGTAAGCATACGCATCATGACAACAATAAATCATCATCACACAAGCATAAGCATATCAACGAATGTAAGCATAAGCATCATCACACAAGTCAGCTAAATGATCATCAGCACACACAAGTCATCTCAAGCATCATCATCACATCTCAAGCATCATCGAGCACCGCGGAGGTCGTCACCGCCAAGACGGCCAAAGTCCAGGTCATCAGTGCTAGCGGCAGCGCtaccgcctccgcctccgtggaTCGGAGTGGTCGGGCTCCGTGTCTCCGGAGTGCTGCGAAGACCACCGCCAACGGTAGATCCACCTGTTCCCTGCATGTTGAAAAGACATATGCACGGGATCTATGACTGTGTTGAAAGGCATGACATGCTTTGGGTGAATAGATTGGGATGAACTAACCGGCGAGGGGCCAGCGTTCTGTGCCACAAACTCCTCAAAGCTCATCAGCACTGGTTGTGCTGGAGGGCATTGTGCTGTAGGGAACTGAGGACACCTGCCGGCCGCCATATCCTGAAAAGCCTGCTGCATCTGGCTATCCCTCTGCACTTGGTGTTCATAAAGCCTCTGATGCCACGCCATGGTATCCTGGCGTGTGTACTCCATGTAGGCCTACGGTATGACATGATGGAACTCATAAAACTACTAAATGCGGAAAATGAAGTGAGAAATGAAGATAAGAGGGAAAATACTTACAGATTGTTGCTCCTGAAAGAGGGACTGTGTACTAGTCACTGGCTGGCTCGTGCGCTGGCTCAGGCTCGGGTCGATCCGACGAAGCTGTGTGTAGGAGATACTAGGAGTGATCACAGCATCGAGAATCGCATCCCGACCGTGCTCCTTGGGCCCCATCCTCACCACCGCCATCTCATCCAGAGGCGCCGCAATGGGGTCAGGTGTGTCAGGATGTAACTCCAGATACGCTTCGGAGTAGGCCTTCTTCCTCCCTTCGGTCTTCTTGCCGTAGTACTTGGGCTCGCCAGGCTTGGGGTCCTTCCGCGTATGGGCGATCTCCCACGCCTGCATGTGTGAGAGCGGCCGCTTCAGTTTCTCCTCCTGCACC containing:
- the LOC125516698 gene encoding uncharacterized protein LOC125516698, which translates into the protein MQYEVRYVAISTYYHDYLGVKMTKEEARRMGITLERPEFLAVCPNWCYGKDESWAALVDLWCDEAGAWAAMRTQNKANRGTEGVHAQGNRNHYLHKAVNEEKLKRPLSHMQAWEIAHTRKDPKPGEPKYYGKKTEGRKKAYSEAYLELHPDTPDPIAAPLDEMAVVRMGPKEHGRDAILDAVITPSISYTQLRRIDPSLSQRTSQPVTSTQSLFQEQQSVSIFPLIFISHFIFRI